The genomic region TTCACTTAACACAAGACAAGAGCTCATGGTTAATGAAGAACTTACTGAagaacatataataaattcctGTTTGTCCTTAGGTAGGGAAAAGAAAACCGAAGAAGTCATTCCAGCGAAACAGGTCACTGATGCAGCCCTTACCTTCCAGAGAAAGCAAAGTGTGAAATACTTGCACAGAAGCACATAGGTAacattatatattatcaaCTGAAGTCACTAAAGCATGACGCAGACTGCAGCACTAATACACTTGGACAGCTTCAGAAAGAATTAAGTCTCTAACAAGGGGaaataaacaatcaatattgCAATTGAATGCTGACATGATGGCATCAATCCACATTACTGAAGAGCAGACCCAGGAAAATAGCTGAAATAGGTTTCTATCCCAAAAATGTAAAGAAACTATTTCTTAATCCAAAAGAACACCATTTAACCAAGGTTTTATTCCAACAATTCCATCTACTGACTACTTCATTAATGCTGTCaccatttaattaattcaagaaaatttgcCATTTTGTTTACCAAATTACAGAATAATCAATTGGGCCTCTTGGATGGTTAAAGACTTCATCACAAAGGATATCAGGATTGGCTTTTTctaagaaataagaaaagtaatgttttatttttcttccaaaactTTACTTCTTTGTAAAAAGAAGTTGACATTCATGCAGGACAGGAGGAGTAACTCTCCTCGGTCCTTTTAGAAAACTTTAATTTggattaatttgtttcttattttttttgtagcaCACATTCGCTAAAGATTTCCagttttgatttaataaagtaATGTTACtttaccaacaaaaataatggaaaaaattaactaccttttcaaatattaatttactccATAGTGAATGTAACATTGTAATTAGAATGATCTACTTAAAATACAGAAATagtcaaatataaatttcaatagagTTTTAGATTTCAGCATGGCATTTGGTTTTcgttacttttttctttcaaatttattaagaaaCATGCCCTATAGACAGAATCCTGACAAAAAGGGATCTTATTTTAACTAACCATAGCTGAAGAATATTTAATAGTTATAGGCAGATGCTTATCCGTTGCTTCAATCCACCGTTCACTTCCCAACAGATATGCTTTAGATTCATACTCAGATGATGCAGGACTCTCTAAGCCATTCAATGGAGCTGATGAGATTGCCTTTGTTTTCACATAATCAGATGTAAACGGGCTGTCAAGAAATTTATCATTTGAAAGATCTTCAGTTCCTTTAAAGCCAGAAATAGCCCGAAGACATTCGTCCAAAACCTGTAGAAAGCGTTCATATAAGAGAACAAAAGTGATCACCAAAACCAAATCACAAAGGCAGTTCGAGtactaattagaaaaaaaactaGAGAACATGACAGTGATACATCATTTTATAGAATGaacactaaataaataaagacaGTCAACAAAACCACCTgcacttacatttaccaacgCCAATTCCATACAGAAAGCAGACATTTCGTCTGAGACTCTTGAGACTCTGATGAATGATAAAAGGGTAGATATAGACAAACTACTCCACCTGGTGTACATGTTAAACTTATTTGGGTAACGACAACAAAATACATCATTACAGGTAAACTAGCAAGAGGTTCACGAGTACCTACGTTGGCAATGGACACATTACGCAGATTTAATGCATCATGAATTGGAAACATCACAATTTTAGAAGAATTAGGAGTAATACTAGGGTCAGACATGGCTTGCAAATCCCTTATAGGATAGAGATTCATTCTACTGACTATAATATTGGCACTTCACCTTGTCAATCTGTACTGAATAGGTGATATAATAGATTATAATCTAACATTTCCTCTATTacatctattattttatttcctcTGTAGGACACACCCCAAAACAAAGTTCCATTTACCAAACTGAAAATCTTTTACCAAAGTCAATCTCCCCCTTTAATGATGTGAAACCTCCCAACCACTATAATGATGTAACTCACAAACTCTCTATCACTATAATTCAGGGCaatttacttgaaaaattacttttcaAGTCTCATCTAATGCCGATTGGACCTAAAATATTGGAGGAAGGAGTATTTTCTATACTATGGAATAACTACATTCTTTTACAACAAGCACTTGGTAGTTGGTACTCCTGCCAATGTTATTGAACATATTAAATTACAGTTGATCCCATGCGACTATCACCAGGCATCAACACTTTAACCAACTCAGCAGCTGACAATTTATtagtatcttttttttaaaccatATCCATCTTAACATTTTCATCTTGGCCACCGTAATTTGTGCAAccaaattctatttaatagCTATTGTTGGTCTTACAACAGTCCTCCAGATTATAGCATACTCACAGAATTgcaaaaagattaaaatcaaataatcagTGGATACATTaaaccaacaaaaaataatcaatggATACATGATAACTATCCACTACGTTGCCAAAGTTATGAAATCAACTAATTTTCAGATAATATAACAGtcaatataaagaaaaagaagaattgtCCATGTAGTAAGAAGAGGAAATTCACCTTGATTGCAGCTGTAATGATTCTCTCCTTGATTGGTGGAACAGTGTGTTCTACGTTTACCCTCCACAATCTAGGAGGAACACCCGAAAATGAGCTCAAAATTCCGTAAGCAATAGAGGAAATTTGGTCCCAGCATAAAGCAATTACTTTTGGATAATTGTGTGCCAAAGCTTTAAGAGCCTGCAGCAAactaattaaaacataaacatGAAAGCTCCAAAACCTTCTCACccaaagaagaaaatacaGTTTGGGGCTTAATTATCATATGGTAGATAATCCAATGTAAGAAAATGCATCCATAATTCATGGATAACTTAATGTTTCCTTTATATATTTCCCTTTCAAGGTAGTGGGAGTGCAGGACCTGTTGCTTACAAGCTTGAGCTGCCAGTGGGAAGTAGAATACATGATGTGTTCCATGTTTTGCTTCTCAATGAATATAAAGGACCACAACCAGTTGCTTGGGCAGAATTACAACATAAGTGACTGTAAAGCCTTACCAACTCCTCATGCAATTCTTTATAGCAGGCTTCGAGGCAAAAAAGAATTGTCGGGGCAATAGGCAGGTTCTCACAAAGAAGATGCCACCTAGGGACCTATTAACCACTTTTTGAGATTGACGACAAGCTCAAAGCCGAGAAGGGAGGTAATGATGTGGGTGCTTTTGTAGAACGACAATATCAAAGAAGGCAACAGCATCCATACAACTTGCTTACCCAACTAGAGTCTAATTTCctctatttgttttattttgtttccttGGTTGATTATGATCATATCATTAGGGATTTCTTTCATCTTTCAATTAAGATCATATGTTTTAGGATCTCTTCCTTTGTTATTAGGAAGCCTCAAAAGGGCTGTCAGTATGCAATAAAGGGCAAGCAATTATTCTCTCATTTCATCACTCTTAGAGGGAGCTCTGTCAAGACAGGTCAAtctctttttttcaaattcactATAGGTCACAAGAAGGATCCTTCCGCCTCTAGACCTGTGACTAGGCCCTATGCTAGGGCTCATAACAAAAGGCTACAGAGTGCTGGTAGTTACAAACACAAGGAAATTCTAGATAAGATGAACAGGACCATTCTTTAGTTGAAGAAGAGCTCTATTACCAAGATTTTAAGTAACTAACATCCAAGAAGTTTCTTTGGCTTCATTCATAGAATTAAATTTGCTGGAAAGCAAAGAAGGCGATCATGGGGAATGCAGCTTAGCAATTGACCTAGCAGATGGGTTTCTACCACAAAACaacttaaaattcaaatttaactaaagAAAAGTGGGATAAAATTGGAATTAAACCAATCCTCACAACATTTTATATCACAGTTCAGTCATAAATCATAAGGCAAAGGAAAGAAACATTTTACAACTAGAAGCATATAGATGAGCATCTTATCATTCTCCAATATTATGACAACAGTATATAGTCTATTTCTGGGAAAACTGAAGATAGATGGAGCAGATAACAGAAGCAGCACATTACATTGAACCCCAATGATACAATCATACAACCAGAAATTTCATTATCCAACAGAACAACTGTTACCTGAAATGCTTCTAAGCTTATTGATGGGCTTGATAATTGTTCAGAATATCGAATTAAGGTATATAATACACCAGATCTCTGTCGACCTTCAAGAGATCCTGTAAATCATATCAAGGAGCGAATCAATTCATACTCCTGATACTCACATTTAGAATATTTACTCAAGAAAAAACTATAGAAGAAAGAAGATGGATATAGCAGGCCTACAAAGTGGAATATCactaaaaaaattctgaaatgcactttgaaattacatgaaaaaaaaggaaaaacaaacacGGAACCTGTTGACATTTCCCCCAGCAGCATATTTTTGACACTTGCTGAGGAAGGAGTCACGGAAAGAGCTGCAGACAAGCAATTAATTGCAGCTGCCTGCAAATACGCAGAGgcacaatataaattattattaaaatatgacattgtaataaagagagaagaaacttGAATGTACAAGTCAAACAACCTAAAGATCTTTAAAGCAACAATTTTGCAACCTGACACTTCAAATGAATCAGAAGAAAAGGCTAACATCAGGGAAAATGTAAAGATTGAAGTTATAGAACCAGGAATCacattgtaaattttaaaatatataagctgttcaaaagataaaatcGGTTCAAATGTGTTTGACAACTTGAAGACCATCACCCACATTGCACGGAAGACCTTGTCAAAGGAGAATGTGGAGACCGCCGTGATAAATGTGGCTCTCAAGTGTAGCATATGAGACAATCAGGCTTGACAACTCTGACAATATCAGGGCAGCACTGATGGTACAAATGAATGAATTACATGATGCCACAATGTAGTTGAAAATTGGGTTGAAAGAATATCAGGGTTCATGGACTACTGTGGTTACgaaatcatgataattaaaataaatccccagaacaaataattacaaatttctcCCTAGAACAAAGAAATAGGATCTCAAAACTTCTCCCTAGAAGCAGACAATTATCAAATTTCTTAGTAGTCATGACCATGTAACATGCACATGACCCAGAAATTCGCCAGCTTAACGAGATATACCATACAGCAATACTTAAAAATGAAGAAGGTACCACTGGGTGTGAATACAACAAGACAAAGTAATAACCTTTGACAGCCAAAAGAAGTCAGAGAATGAGAGTCATGATGACCGTGCAGGAAATCTTAATACTAACCAGCAAGCTACTTCGATCACTTTGAAATGGAAAGCCCTCATCCACTGTTGATTGAACTGAAGAGATAACCACTGGCAGTAGCTCCTTCGACATTCTCGAATATCTATAGAATGAATAAGAAGAGATAACCAATGACAGTAGCTCCGTCAACATATGCAAATATTTCTTTGTAAAAGCAGTACTTATATTTCTAGACTCTCTGCTTTGTAACATGACATATAAAGTAAAACTTTTCTTTCCATAATAATGTTGTAAGGAGTACCAAGAACTAAGGTGGGTCCTAGAGCAATGGCGCATGGTGCAAAACAAGGAGAGCTCCTTTCTGAAGCACGGCGCTAATTCtcaaaagtaataaatgaggataatataaaaagtaaaattttacttCCCAGAAATCAGAAATAATATAGAAATCAGATTTTTAGTAAATATCTACACTcctaaagtaataataatagcaTAAATAAGAATTACCACAATTATGGTTCCTgacatggggatggaggaagaAGAACCCTAACTTAAAGCACAGATAGCGATTGACAATACTTATAAACTATAAAGGCAGAGACTTCACTAGATTGCTGAGGTCATATCCTAACACCTGGAAAATTCTTGAATACTTACATGTATCAACCCACCACAAGAATCCTATGGTTGATTGTGGACTGATATGACAGACCACAAAAGAAACCAGAATCCTCTTGGTAATATCTCAGCTTAAAAGAGCACTTACGGTGTAGAAGATATCAAAAGCATCAGGATTTTGAATGACAATGCCAGCAACCTACTGTTTGTTTCATGCTTGATTAAGTACAAAGTACCTGTTCAATAAAAGTGAAGATAACCAGATATATGGCTATTAGAACACCGTTCAGGAGAGGAGACCGATTAAAGgacaaaagatgaaaaatgcaaacagATAAGAAGCACACTTTTCAGAATACCTGAATGTAGCTGCATTAAGATATGCCCAAGAGAACTAGAGAGTGGCGTAAAAGACCCACATCTGGTGTGCCCCTTAAATTCTGCTATCTGAAGAGAAATAGATGCAGGCCCATCTAACATTGCCATAATAGTAGTGCCAGCTGCAATCCGCACCTAAGCAACGACATAaggtatttgatatttaaaaagaCAAGGGGAATGAATTCTGTATTATTTCAGTGAAACATTTAAAATGCCTTAAGGTCTCAATGACACAGAAAAGGATACTACAGTTGTATTAAGATGTTCCAGAAAATATATGTGGAacagaaaaaacaagaagaaataaCTCAATACGGATGGCAAACAATAGAAATGCCACCTTTAAATGAGGATCAAAAAGCAAGCAACTCATCAGAGTAGTCTCATATTTCCTGCAAATAAGAAACATTAAGCAAATGCAAATGAATAGGAAAACGGATATGAAGCTTTAAacgtaaattaaattaaacaactTCACAAACATGAGAAAGTAATCAGAAGATTCACCTGTGCTGCAGCACATCACTGGATGGCAGAACCATTGTCCATTGCGCTGTAAACAATTTCGGATCAGCTCGACAGAGATCCTTCCAGAAAAAATCAAGAGTTATGGCAAGAACATAGATCCATAAAGACAAtaggtatatttttatttctaacaGAAGCTTAAGCTTTTTGGATTAACTTTGACAAACTCTAAAATTCATAAGTAGGATTTGACTAAACAGcaataaataatcttaacTTCACTACAAAGAGAAAGTAGCAAAAGAATGGTGTACAAAAGACAACCAAGAACAGATTTTAAGAATACAAAGatccaaataattttggaGTATAAATGTAACAGAGAGGAAATTGAGAAAGAGAATAAGATCAAATTAACAGACCTGAATACAAAGAATTGCAGTTAACCTAGCCTTGGCTAACTGGTGACTGCAACTATCTTTCACTGATCCATCATTGTCGCTGCACTCTGAATCTGATGACATAAATTCCTGTTTAGGAGCAATCGAGCACTCATCTTTACGCTGTTCACTGCCCACAACTTTTTTCCGCAAGTGTGGAGGCCTATAAGGGCCATTTTGTGGTCTATTTGATGCTTCAAAGCAGGTTTTTTGGCTTGTTGGCCCAACTTCCTTATTGCGATTAGTTGCTTGATTCACAACATGGCACTTATTTACAAGGCCATACCGGAAAAAATTCCTCAGTGCTGCTACAAAGCCAGCCACCTAAAAATAGTTAAACTGCAATGAATTCATTGAAATGCaggaaaattacaataatctttTGGTATACTCAATCAAATCTGAAAGAGGCAGTCTCTTACATGATCTTCCAGATATCCTCTAGGCTCTGCTAGAACCAAGTGTAGACAATGGAGAAGCTCAATATAAAATCTGCCCAAGATGGGAATACCATGGGATTTCTCCTAATCATTCAAAACAGAATTTTGAATGGGTGAGAAATTTACCTGGAAATAATATTCTCTTCCAATAGGCTCCTAGATGCCCAGATGTCCATAACTTTTCTTAGAACCTAAGACAGAAAATTTCCTGTATTAAGTATTTTAAGCCTACATCATTAAGTAGGTCACAATGTGTACAAACCTCAATTGTGGATTGCCAAATGTCGAATGGTAAAGAAGAACCAACTCTTGAGTATACTTCACCAATCATGCCAAATGCAACTATTAGGACTTCCCATAAACCTTCAGATAATGTTTGTTTGTcacttaaataataagagtACATTGACTCCCCTTGTAAACATCCAACCACTTGAAGaacaaaattgagcaattgCTCATTTTCTGACAGTGAAGCAGCTGCTTGATGTAAACCAAAAAGGCACCTGAAAAGTAGACTATGTACAAGAGTCTAAGAATAGGTGCTCATGGTGTACTTTATCAGTATAATAcaaatgcaaaaacaaaaaccccACCAGAATGGAAAAACACAAGAAGCAGAGAAACAAAGAGCGCTggagcaaaagaaaaagagtagaaaataataaaaagaggGAACTTAAACTAGTGCCAATATAAAGCAGCAACATTCCCTGAAGTAAACCACATTCCCAATAAGGATGGTCTTTCTGTAACAGTCATATTGCTAAAAGTAAGCCTGTGAAACAAACCATGTTGCGGAGTAAGGTAAGGAGGGAGAGGagtaaagagagagagagcaagaaGGAAAACAGATTATCACACCGTAGACTCTCTAAACATTGTTTTGTAGCTTTAATTACAGCAACATTTCCATCTAATACGCCCTCTGTTTTGGCTTTGCCAAGGAAATTTTGCACTATCTTTTCAAAAGATTCAAGTATAAGAGCCCATGATGTCGAATTCATTTCCAAAGAAGAATAATGACTGATGCCATGGATCTGCAACAAGTAACAAAATACACTATTAACTGGCTACACAGATCACCCATATCAGAAACTTAATGTTAAGATGTAATTCAAGAGAAAAGCAACATAAGAACTACAGCAACCAAATGTCCTGCTGCAGACTAAATGTTCACAGGACAAGGATTATACAAATTCAAGTTAGTCTTCTTAGTATATGGTATGTCCcaaaccttaaaaaaattatatactatcATTAGAAACTCCCACATTTAAATATGTAACAACATGGTAGATTTGATTACTCCTTATCCTTTCAGTCACATAATATCAACAATGTACCAGTACCCTAGAGTGACTCCAAGAATAACGTCATTAGAAACTCTATTGACATACTAAATCTTGAACAAAGAACTTTTTCCCTGTGACCCCTAATTCAACAATAGCTACTCTAACTTCATTGCTTTTTGCCTTCAGGCAAATCCCTCCTCGCCCACAACCGGCCCAAAAGGGAAGTACCTTTCCCTCTGGGGGTAGGAAAATCATGATCGGGTAGAGTATCTATTTGTTTTAGCTCCCTCGTATCTCCCTAAAAACCCACAAGCAACAAACAGAAGTTCATAGAGTTGTGCCAAAAATCAGACCAGGTAAGGGTACTCTACTTCCAAGAAAAGAACCAAAGCACGAAATGGCAGTCAGCAGGGagaaaagtaaaacaaactACTTCGTAAAGTACCAAGTGAGATAATCTAGTGAATGACTGATTAACGTCCTGAATTCCTTCATACTGAGAAACGTTCCGGACCAGCTCTATTAGTAATATCAAGTCGGACGCTAcctgaaagaaaatagatgtaattatccaaagAAAAACATCAGATCAGATCACATCACATAGAATCACAGTGGAACTGTGGAAGTAGGAGGATACCTCGTGAGGAGGCAAGTCCCGAGCGGCAGCTATGAGAGAATCGGATTGGCAAAATATGAGTTGGTTGAGAAGGTGGAGGATATTGGGCCAGGGAGGTGACGCCAAGGTTTCGTCCCTCAGTGTCAGAAACGCAGTTCGCCATGGCCTCACCACCGAAGACATTGAGAGGAGATTTCCTTGTTAATTTTGTGAACCCCGCTTCCCCCGCGACTTATCAAGCGTGAAAATGCATAAACCCCTCCAATATTTTTGcgaaattgtaaaaattctctcacattaaaaaataattgtttaagCAGTCcctgaattataaaatattagaatattttaaagattttaaaaattaaaatatgcacacagtgtttattaaaacattttagtatacttgataaattatttttttgttttattttattgaattaaataaatatactaaaatttctAGATTATGCACACCCATTTAGTGTGTGCCtgtgttaatatatattaatggaaGGATCTTTAGAACAACTATCATATGGTtgacaaaatgtgatttgtctAACAATCCGGTaatcacatttatttctttcataaacaagtattttttattaattaatattattaataattactcatttatacATAGTTAGagttaattcattttattagcttttataaataattcattttgccctgattttatatttttattaaataaataaaataaaattttaatattgcatAAGTATCGAATATGCTTCAATTGctagtattaattaaattgaagatGTTCAGAGAAACTAACTTGATGCGCATTAAGTAGATGAACAAAACTACTCATTGTTCTTCTTTACTCAAGTACATATATTTAAGAGGCTTATATATAAGTGCaactttattcaaaaaaaatagtaactACTAacatttaacttatattaatttttatatcccttaaatatttgtatagttataattgtatttttttctatgctattcaatattttaatagatattttttctttcacatatatattattacaatcaAACACATAAATACTACTCTCTTTCTATCACATAATGCACTAGTCACAAGCATACTATGTAATACCCACACCTTTAACTCTCATTATGACATATCTTAACtagccaatttatttttttgggattatctttgaatttatttttttctctcctaAAAGttccattttaaaatatgtttgaagGTCTTCTGAAAGAATTCAACCTCCCAAGTCTATTTATACCCAATCACCACCCCCCAAAACAAGTAAACTCACTCCAATCAAACTccaaaatctatttttttccacacacacacctccTCGTAGGCGAGCATAAACAAAATCAACCTTTCATCACcataaacttatatttttaagtctATAACTATCGAATCTAAATGACATTGTGGTACAAAATGAGATATAGGAAAGACATCGTCTCTACAATTTCAGGCaattacaaattcaaaacTTTAAACTTAATCAAATACTAAtgtaatatgttatttttttagaattggtgtaaaaatattagtactaGTACTTATTTagttgtataaattataagttgaGCACCCACCAAATAAGAAAGATAAGGCAAACATTAGATCTAACGTTTCATTCTACTCCTCATTGTGGTTGCAATGTGAAAGTCGAAACTAGAATGGTTGAatcatataagaaaatattgagaGGTATTGTTGTTGtcaattttagatttataattttttttgtagttaaaGCCGAAAAGAGCCACTTTATTGCCAAGTGGTGtttcagtatttttttttaggtgCAGGTTACAGTGACAACCCATATTCATTCAAATCTGAAGAGTTTTTTAGGTCTGGCGAACGAGATGAAGATGTTGTTGAAGAAGTGGTTtctaaaatgtcaaaaattcTTCCGCGTTATCAATTGGTATTGTGAGAGTATTTGTACATGTCAAAAAATCCACAACCCTATCAAAAGTTTCACCAAAACTATATCAATCGTCCATAGAGATTCCAAACTTCAGCAAAACTATGTCAACTAACTTTTTTTCATAACTTAAGAGCATCTTGAAAGCTTCCATAGCCTTCTCCCTAATATTTTCCAGCACTTGAGTAATTGTAGGCAGTTTGGTGTAACTTCTGGCACCACTGGAGGATGTGGGTTCACTGAGGTTGATTCAACTAAGGTTCTAGATTGTGGTACTGATGATGTTGGTGCTACATTTGTATCCCATCTATGttgattttcttatttcttgatATTCGATTTGTTCCTACAGCACACAAGTTGAAAATGTTGTCCTAACTATCTAAAGCTTGAATTGGTTGCCCCTCTTATTCTACAACATAAATTGTCACTAGATTGTCTGAATTCTTGCacatattttgtaaataaataaaacataaataaagaCATTTTTCAATGATCATCCTCAAACCCATATCTAGGGATGGTAAATAGGCGAGTTAGGTCCAAATGGATCGGGTCCAAAATGGCTTGAGTTCAAAATGCGTTTAAATGAATGGGTTCAAAATGGATTGGGTTggttagtataaataattttattaatttgaatctgaaaatttcaaaattccacacgatggaaagaaaaaaggacaATATTTGAACTATTGAAGAAGGTAATTActacttataatataatacgaCTAAACTTGTATCACATGTTATTTATGTCTAATGACAATGTAAATTAAGATTCATTTGCTAAatcataaagtaaaaaatctataaaatatctaaacaaaaaatactacattttatcaaaataatacataacTTTTTGAATGTTCATTTTGAATGAATACCAAGCCGCacaaccaaattttttatatttgttgagagacaatttatatatgtgtgtgagagagaaaggaGGTAGTGTGTTTGAGAGAGAGATACGTGAGAGTGTGTGTATCTAAAGAAAGAGGAGTTGtgagagtttttttttttttttttttggtgtggaGAGAAAGAGGCTTGTGcatatgagagagagatgtgagagtgtgtatatatatataaagtaagaGGAGTTGTGAGTGTATTTGTGTGTGAGATAGATTGTGTTGTATATatgaagaaagaggaaatggTAGATTCTTTTagatttattgttattttaatttatgggtTGAACCAATTAAAACACATTTTaagcatataattttatttaactccAACTcatatcaatcaattttaaatataaacaatcCAACCCAACCAAAAACTAATTGGGTTGGGTTGAATTCATGGGTTTTAACCCATTTTACTACTCATAGCCATATCCATTTTAGACCTTGTactttataataaaacttaaaaaaatattttgtttctcattACATTGTTCATACATGCTTATTCAACCAACCCAAGGaagtttaaatatatgtgtTTCCAAAACATGTTTCATACCCCTACATATTTCACATTTGGTTGGCATATAAATTTACCACCCCACCAAAATTCAATATTGTGACATTCAAAGTTTTGCAGAAACACCAACACCCTATGCACATGCACATTCCCTTCAAGAAACCTCGCATGCACGATTCCCTGATAGCCACGAACGTCCTCACATTCACACTAGAAGCACACTTGCCTTTTGAGTTAGTTTAATGAATTTGACAACTCCTTTTCAAGCATCCACTAAAGTATATAGGCATCACACGTCTGTCATCTATGAAACGCGAAATCATCTCATGAATGCAAAAATTTAGTGTAAGTCTCTACATAATCTCAATCAATCCCCTGTCT from Sesamum indicum cultivar Zhongzhi No. 13 linkage group LG3, S_indicum_v1.0, whole genome shotgun sequence harbors:
- the LOC105159572 gene encoding HEAT repeat-containing protein 6 isoform X3 gives rise to the protein MSSVVRPWRTAFLTLRDETLASPPWPNILHLLNQLIFCQSDSLIAAARDLPPHEVASDLILLIELVRNVSQYEGIQDVNQSFTRLSHLIHGISHYSSLEMNSTSWALILESFEKIVQNFLGKAKTEGVLDGNVAVIKATKQCLESLRCLFGLHQAAASLSENEQLLNFVLQVVGCLQGESMYSYYLSDKQTLSEGLWEVLIVAFGMIGEVYSRVGSSLPFDIWQSTIEVLRKVMDIWASRSLLEENIISRFYIELLHCLHLVLAEPRGYLEDHVAGFVAALRNFFRYGLVNKCHVVNQATNRNKEVGPTSQKTCFEASNRPQNGPYRPPHLRKKVVGSEQRKDECSIAPKQEFMSSDSECSDNDGSVKDSCSHQLAKARLTAILCIQDLCRADPKLFTAQWTMVLPSSDVLQHRKYETTLMSCLLFDPHLKVRIAAGTTIMAMLDGPASISLQIAEFKGHTRCGSFTPLSSSLGHILMQLHSGTLYLIKHETNSRLLALSFKILMLLISSTPYSRMSKELLPVVISSVQSTVDEGFPFQSDRSSLLAAAINCLSAALSVTPSSASVKNMLLGEMSTGSLEGRQRSGVLYTLIRYSEQLSSPSISLEAFQALKALAHNYPKVIALCWDQISSIAYGILSSFSGVPPRLWRVNVEHTVPPIKERIITAAIKVLDECLRAISGFKGTEDLSNDKFLDSPFTSDYVKTKAISSAPLNGLESPASSEYESKAYLLGSERWIEATDKHLPITIKYSSAMVRAASVTCFAGMTSSVFFSLPKDKQEFIICSSIDAALNDEVPSVRSAACRAIGVIACFPQIYHSSPEVLEKFIRAAEHNALDSLVSVRITASWALANICDALGHYIDALHAGRGSLDSRTSSEVIPLLVDSSLRLARDNDKVKANAVRALGNLSRFIKFTSQPLVHGDPMDGMHYNGVESSKDYMNERADSLPSASLGTFDWLEQMVQTFLSCVTTGNVKVQWNVCHALSNLFLNKTLKLRDMDWASPVFSILLLLLRDSSNFKIRIQAATALAVPETIRDYGKSYFDVVKSVEHVVENFKSDQISDPSNFKYWIALEKQLTSTMLHLLGLAARCDHRATQDFLIKKASFLELWIKDLCSSLGNTSNSHDEVKHLVSVDQKKDVIFRTIQSLIEVYKCASHHVLAQKFDRLANNVR